Proteins encoded by one window of Desulfovibrio inopinatus DSM 10711:
- the cas4 gene encoding CRISPR-associated protein Cas4, with product MPAQPTPTRLYDESDLLPLSGLAHMAYCPRRAALIHIERLWAESAATMEGAHFHRRVDAEIRLERQGEKLIARSLHIRSLQLGLVGIADVVEFTPTDHKENGCRLPEQKGWWHPFPVEYKRGRLRQEQGYLIQLCAQAMCLEHILEIHIKNGALFFGKTRRRLDVSFDDTLRVCTLNAAQSFHELVRTKRLPPAHYSKKCKECSLVAQCMPRESGKSAATHNSRMMRVFEDDTCDMS from the coding sequence CGCACATGGCCTATTGCCCTCGACGGGCTGCATTGATCCATATCGAACGACTTTGGGCTGAAAGCGCGGCGACCATGGAGGGGGCCCACTTTCATCGTCGTGTCGATGCGGAGATACGTCTCGAACGACAGGGAGAGAAACTGATAGCCCGTTCTCTGCATATTCGTTCTCTTCAATTAGGACTCGTTGGCATAGCCGATGTTGTCGAGTTTACGCCGACCGATCACAAGGAAAACGGATGTCGCTTACCAGAACAAAAAGGCTGGTGGCATCCGTTTCCTGTCGAATACAAACGCGGTCGACTGCGCCAGGAACAGGGATATCTCATCCAACTCTGTGCTCAAGCTATGTGCCTTGAACATATACTTGAAATTCATATTAAAAATGGAGCACTTTTTTTCGGTAAAACACGTCGTCGTCTCGATGTATCTTTTGACGATACCCTGCGGGTATGCACCCTGAACGCCGCCCAATCCTTCCATGAACTTGTGCGGACAAAAAGACTTCCCCCTGCGCACTATAGCAAAAAATGCAAGGAATGTTCTTTAGTTGCACAGTGCATGCCTCGCGAATCCGGAAAGAGTGCAGCCACTCATAACTCCCGCATGATGCGGGTTTTCGAGGACGATACATGCGACATGTCCTAA